In Pecten maximus chromosome 10, xPecMax1.1, whole genome shotgun sequence, one genomic interval encodes:
- the LOC117336514 gene encoding uncharacterized protein LOC117336514, whose amino-acid sequence MTLAHILKINMATKGKGKEDVMILNPEPPPKQEKGSVSATKLSQTLQKIMLRLKGECMQEDGKGVDYSKLKGSPSFKAYKEEVAQLHNVDLSELTDTQKKVFFINLYNALTIHGLGMMDTLPNSVLDVGQFWKRTCYKIGKNMYSLDDMEHGILRGNSPHPATTDKPFKPDDPRLVYALKQLDPRIHFALVCGAVSCPAINVYTEANIDTALDSATKNFCVQEVSMFNEVDEIWLSRIFQWYRSDFGVTEVDVIKWTMPYLEKSIADRAHVILSKLQNVGRVNIKYNEYDWRLNIPGSRPINL is encoded by the exons ATGACGCTAGCTCACATTCTTAAAATCAACATGGCGACGAAAGGAAAAGGGAAAGAAGACGTAATGATTCTAAATCCAGAACCTCCTCCCAAGCAGGAAAAAGGGAGCGTCTCCGCTACAAAATTGTCTCAGACACTACAGAAGATTATGTTAAG GTTGAAGGGCGAGTGTATGCAAGAGGATGGAAAAGGTGTTGACTACAGCAAGCTTAAAGGCTCTCCAAGCTTCAAAGCATACAAAGAGGAGGTTGCTCAACTGCACAATGTAGATCTGTCAGAACTTACAGACACACAGAAAAAAGTCTTTTTTATAA ATCTGTACAATGCTTTGACAATACATGGACTTGGTATGATGGACACGCTACCTAACTCAGTACTGGATGTCGGTCAGTTCTGGAAAAGAACCTGCTACAAAATTGGAAAGAATATGTACAGCTTGGACGACATGGAGCATGGAATTCTTAGAG GTAACAGCCCACACCCTGCCACAACAGATAAACCATTCAAACCTGATGACCCCAGACTTGTGTATGCATTGAAACAGTTGGACCCCAGAATTCACTTTGCGTTGGTCTGTGGAGCTGTG TCCTGCCCAGCTATAAATGTTTACACTGAGGCCAATATTGATACAGCCTTGGACAGTGCTACCAAGAACTTCTGTGTACAGGAGGTGTCCATGTTTAATGAGGTTGACGAGATCTGGCTCTCCCGTATCTTTCAGTGGTACAGATCTGACTTTGGTGTCACAGAGGTCGATGTGATCAA aTGGACTATGCCATACCTGGAGAAAAGTATAGCAGACCGTGCTCATGTTATCCTGTCAAAGTTACAGAATGTGGGAAGAGTAAACATCAAATACAACGAGTATGACTGGAGACTCAACATCCCAGGGTCACGACCTATCAACCTTTAA